One window of Sphingomonas sp. KC8 genomic DNA carries:
- a CDS encoding protein-glutamate methylesterase/protein-glutamine glutaminase: MTVRTLIVDDSPTMRALLSGLLRRDPDIEVIGTADRASIARTMIKELDPDVITLDIEMPEMNGLDFLDKIMRLRPTPVVMVSTLTRAGADATLRALELGAVDCYAKPEGGMADLLCIDDGVLARKVKQAAQSRRRARLESGVRARPQDGFVWNGRTIAIGASTGGVEALGAVLSHFPENCPPTVIVQHMPALFTSCFATRLDATLAPRVVEMGHDDLLEQGTVYIAPGGSRHAMVRGAQKPHVRLIEAAPINGHCPSVDVLFRSVAQCLGNRAVGIILTGMGNDGAQGLLEMRQTGAATIGQNEATSLIYGMPRVANRLGAVVDELPLDRIAQRALELCSR, encoded by the coding sequence ATGACGGTGCGCACCCTGATCGTCGATGATTCACCGACAATGAGGGCCTTGCTTTCCGGTCTGCTGCGGCGTGATCCCGATATCGAGGTGATCGGCACGGCCGATCGGGCGAGCATCGCGCGGACGATGATCAAGGAACTCGATCCCGACGTCATCACGCTCGATATCGAGATGCCCGAAATGAACGGTCTCGATTTCCTCGACAAGATCATGCGGCTGCGGCCGACGCCGGTGGTGATGGTGTCGACCCTCACCCGCGCCGGCGCGGACGCCACGTTGCGCGCGCTCGAACTGGGGGCGGTCGATTGCTACGCCAAACCCGAAGGCGGCATGGCCGATCTGCTGTGCATCGATGACGGGGTACTGGCGCGCAAGGTAAAGCAGGCCGCGCAAAGCCGCCGCCGTGCCCGGCTGGAATCCGGCGTGCGGGCGAGACCGCAGGACGGCTTCGTCTGGAACGGCCGCACCATCGCGATCGGGGCGTCCACCGGCGGGGTGGAGGCGCTGGGCGCCGTGCTGTCGCATTTCCCGGAAAACTGCCCGCCGACGGTGATCGTCCAGCATATGCCGGCCTTGTTCACCAGTTGTTTCGCCACCCGGCTCGATGCCACACTCGCGCCGCGCGTCGTCGAAATGGGGCATGATGATCTGCTGGAACAAGGGACGGTCTACATCGCCCCCGGCGGTTCGCGCCACGCGATGGTGCGCGGTGCGCAGAAACCCCATGTGCGGCTGATCGAAGCCGCACCGATCAATGGCCATTGCCCGTCGGTGGACGTGCTGTTCCGGTCGGTCGCGCAATGCCTGGGCAACAGGGCTGTCGGCATCATCCTGACGGGCATGGGCAATGATGGCGCGCAAGGATTGCTGGAAATGCGCCAGACGGGCGCGGCCACGATCGGCCAGAATGAGGCGACCTCGCTCATCTATGGCATGCCGCGCGTGGCCAACCGGCTTGGCGCCGTCGTTGATGAACTGCCGCTTGATCGCATTGCGCAGCGGGCGCTGGAGCTTTGCAGCCGATGA
- a CDS encoding CheR family methyltransferase — MFNDDFGKGGGGSAESYPFTRSDFTAIAALVHSHSGIVLAEGKAMLVYSRLTKLLRARGLARFGDYVALLRNDRDERIAAIEALTTNHTKFFRENHHFEHFTDHVRPALLAMAQRRQRVRLWSAGSSSGEEVHSLMMTLLGADANEAQALRNGDVVALASDLNRQVLDTGRRGLYPASAADEIPAALGRLWTRKTADGVQMADALRGLIRFRQLNLLNEWPMRGRFDVIFCRNTMIYFDEPTKARLIARMADQLVPGGYLYIGHSERLVGPATDHFSAVGQTIYRKTGA; from the coding sequence ATGTTCAACGATGATTTTGGCAAAGGTGGCGGGGGATCGGCCGAAAGCTACCCGTTCACCCGCAGCGATTTCACCGCGATCGCGGCTCTGGTCCACAGCCATTCCGGTATCGTGCTGGCCGAAGGCAAGGCGATGCTGGTCTATTCGCGCCTTACCAAGCTGCTGCGCGCGCGCGGGCTGGCCAGGTTCGGCGATTATGTCGCGCTGCTGCGCAATGACCGCGACGAACGGATCGCCGCGATCGAGGCGCTGACCACCAACCACACCAAATTCTTCCGCGAAAATCACCATTTCGAACATTTCACCGATCATGTCCGCCCGGCTTTGCTGGCGATGGCGCAAAGGCGCCAGCGGGTGCGCCTGTGGTCCGCCGGTTCGTCGAGCGGCGAGGAAGTGCATTCGCTGATGATGACCTTGCTGGGCGCCGATGCCAATGAGGCGCAGGCGCTGCGCAATGGCGATGTCGTGGCGCTGGCCAGCGACCTGAACCGCCAGGTGCTCGATACGGGGCGCCGCGGGCTTTACCCCGCATCGGCTGCGGATGAAATTCCGGCGGCGCTGGGCAGGCTCTGGACGCGCAAGACGGCGGATGGCGTGCAGATGGCCGATGCGTTGCGCGGGCTGATCCGGTTCCGGCAACTCAACCTGCTCAATGAATGGCCGATGCGGGGCCGGTTCGACGTCATCTTCTGCCGCAACACGATGATCTATTTCGACGAGCCGACGAAGGCCCGGCTGATCGCGCGTATGGCGGACCAGCTTGTGCCTGGCGGCTATCTGTACATCGGCCATTCCGAACGGCTGGTTGGCCCGGCGACGGATCATTTCAGCGCGGTGGGCCAGACGATCTACCGAAAGACCGGCGCATGA
- a CDS encoding chemotaxis protein CheA, with translation MTNEEIQQIFFQECDEGLASAEAGLMACRAGDHDGETINTIFRAVHSIKGGAGAFGFTALQSFTHHFETVLDLARSGDLALDQGVMPILLRAFDVLTDHVAAVRGQGDAPDDGEVLERLKAIGSGERPIPMADAAAMDVAPPPAASPGIDLSFDLAALIGGLDQGDADLVPDTGLAARPWRVRLVPGRGALHRGGEPLLLLRELIALGGAIVAVDTDAVPLITDFDPDGAYLGWTLTVPETVDRAVIEEVFEFVADDCLLEITRDDASVAPPANIVPIVPAAPKADVGNPSVAATPAPGGQSIRVDLDKLDRLVNLVGELVITQAMLTQRLQGCGQGAIQELSDLDHLTRELQDSAMAIRAQPVKSVFSRVPRIIRELETQTGKRVRLDVAGETTELDKTVIERIGDPLTHLIRNSVDHGIESPAERIAAGKDPEGVVRLAAEHRGGRILITVEDDGKGIDRERVYALAAERGIIAADARLSDEEIDNLIFAPGFSTATTVSNISGRGVGMDVVRRNVQALGGRITISSRPGHGSIFTLALPLTLAIVDGMIVSVGAETYVIPLTHIIESLRPLPGAVKPLGRDRHMLDVRGTYLPVQSVADKLGVTGGRTNPAEAVLIVVETEDHGQAVLMVDAILDQRQVVIKSLEANYRPVDGCAGATILGDGRVALIIDVESLVALDGDTPPMLLRA, from the coding sequence GTGACCAACGAAGAGATCCAGCAAATCTTCTTCCAGGAATGCGATGAAGGGCTGGCGAGCGCCGAAGCCGGGCTGATGGCCTGCCGCGCCGGTGATCATGACGGGGAAACCATCAACACGATCTTTCGCGCGGTTCACTCGATCAAGGGTGGGGCAGGCGCGTTCGGTTTTACCGCGCTGCAATCCTTCACCCACCATTTCGAAACCGTGCTCGATCTGGCGCGCAGCGGCGATCTGGCGCTGGATCAGGGGGTTATGCCGATCCTGTTGCGGGCGTTTGACGTGCTGACCGATCATGTCGCGGCGGTACGCGGCCAGGGCGATGCACCCGACGACGGCGAGGTGCTGGAACGGCTGAAGGCGATCGGATCGGGTGAACGGCCGATCCCGATGGCGGATGCGGCCGCGATGGACGTTGCACCGCCACCGGCCGCATCGCCGGGCATCGATCTGAGCTTCGATCTCGCTGCGCTGATCGGCGGTCTTGACCAGGGCGATGCTGATCTCGTGCCTGACACCGGATTGGCGGCCCGGCCTTGGCGGGTGCGGCTGGTGCCGGGGCGGGGCGCGCTCCACCGGGGTGGCGAACCGCTGCTGCTGCTGCGCGAACTGATCGCGCTGGGTGGTGCGATCGTCGCGGTTGATACGGATGCCGTACCCCTCATCACCGATTTCGATCCCGACGGCGCCTATCTCGGCTGGACGTTGACCGTGCCGGAGACGGTCGACCGTGCCGTGATCGAAGAGGTTTTCGAATTTGTCGCCGACGATTGCCTGCTGGAAATCACACGCGACGACGCAAGTGTCGCGCCCCCGGCCAATATCGTCCCGATCGTACCGGCCGCGCCAAAGGCGGACGTCGGCAATCCGTCGGTCGCCGCCACGCCGGCGCCGGGTGGGCAGTCCATCCGTGTCGATCTCGACAAGCTGGATCGGCTGGTGAACCTTGTCGGTGAACTCGTCATCACGCAGGCGATGCTGACGCAGCGGTTGCAGGGCTGTGGCCAGGGCGCGATCCAGGAACTGAGTGATCTCGATCATCTGACGCGCGAATTGCAGGACAGCGCGATGGCGATCCGCGCGCAGCCGGTCAAATCGGTGTTCAGCCGCGTGCCCCGCATCATTCGCGAGCTTGAAACGCAGACCGGCAAGCGCGTCCGCCTCGATGTGGCGGGCGAGACGACCGAACTCGACAAGACGGTGATCGAACGGATCGGCGACCCGCTGACCCATCTGATCCGCAATTCGGTTGATCATGGCATCGAAAGCCCGGCCGAACGGATCGCGGCCGGCAAGGATCCCGAAGGCGTCGTCCGGCTGGCGGCGGAGCATCGCGGCGGCCGTATCCTGATCACCGTCGAAGATGACGGCAAGGGCATCGATCGCGAGCGGGTCTATGCGCTGGCGGCCGAACGCGGGATCATCGCCGCCGACGCGCGGCTGAGCGACGAGGAGATCGACAATCTGATCTTCGCGCCCGGATTTTCCACCGCGACTACGGTGTCGAACATTTCCGGGCGCGGCGTTGGCATGGATGTCGTTCGCCGGAATGTGCAGGCGCTGGGCGGGCGGATCACGATCAGTTCGCGCCCCGGCCATGGCTCCATTTTCACGCTCGCCTTGCCGTTGACGCTCGCCATCGTCGACGGGATGATCGTCTCGGTAGGGGCGGAAACCTACGTCATCCCGCTGACGCACATCATCGAAAGCCTGCGGCCCTTGCCCGGCGCGGTGAAGCCGCTGGGGCGGGATCGTCATATGCTGGATGTGCGTGGCACATATCTGCCGGTGCAATCCGTCGCCGACAAGCTTGGTGTCACGGGAGGCCGGACCAATCCCGCCGAAGCCGTGCTGATCGTCGTCGAAACCGAGGATCACGGTCAGGCGGTGCTGATGGTCGACGCCATTCTCGATCAGCGGCAGGTCGTCATCAAGAGCCTCGAAGCCAATTATCGGCCGGTCGATGGGTGCGCCGGGGCCACCATCCTGGGCGATGGTCGCGTGGCGCTGATCATCGACGTGGAATCGCTGGTCGCGCTCGATGGCGATACGCCGCCGATGTTGCTGCGGGCCTGA
- a CDS encoding STAS domain-containing protein, with translation MKVISLLPVMDREAVSLLVPELRDAIQSAVPVTLVADKVDQIGQAGLQMLLSACRSAAAAGVELAIEAPSDALMVASELAGIAERLAIVRAEQGAAS, from the coding sequence ATGAAGGTCATCAGCCTGTTGCCGGTGATGGATCGCGAGGCGGTGTCGCTTCTCGTTCCCGAACTGCGCGACGCGATCCAGTCCGCGGTGCCGGTGACTTTGGTCGCCGACAAGGTGGACCAGATCGGTCAGGCCGGGCTTCAAATGCTGTTGAGCGCGTGCCGGTCGGCGGCAGCGGCCGGTGTGGAACTGGCGATCGAGGCGCCCTCGGATGCGCTGATGGTTGCGAGCGAACTGGCCGGCATCGCTGAACGGCTTGCCATCGTGCGGGCCGAACAAGGGGCCGCGTCGTGA
- a CDS encoding methyl-accepting chemotaxis protein — MLNNRGRAALTIGERLNQQRRMFIVLGGVVLGLTAIGAAADLYTINRGNEVSASTLEVALLEKDFASLERDIYRAATVPSAETIDAVKGNATDFATAVAELRPNVGQADQRILDTIDASSQAYVALALKMADPAQRTAAGLAEMTRYGGAIDDSIESLRNPFVEALAANEAAQIWAKIGMALAMIAALALLSWRLMALLARTRTAIADDLTSASGALMAIAAGRLDVAIEGADRSDEIGDLARAAVELRNVSIAKRDADAGLADMVDSVGRSLRQLAEGALDTRIDALPPGYEALRRDFNEAASQLSGAIAGVIESADSIHTGAGEISQASDDLSRRTEQQAASLEETAAAMQQITVAVRETAKGAAHANRAIAEAHGDASEGGRVVRSAVDAMGGIEQSAQEIAQIIAVIDGIAFQTNLLALNAGVEAARAGDAGKGFAVVANEVRALAQRSADAAKDIKLLIQTSTKQVADGVQLVGQTGEALDRIVGKVAEIATLASQISASAEAQAASMQQVNTAVTDMDKMTQQNAAMVEQSNAAARSLASEADQLAELTRRFRVDAVAPSREPVKIRSAAPARRLVASARSNLAVAPNDWAEF, encoded by the coding sequence ATGTTGAATAACCGGGGCCGCGCAGCGCTCACCATTGGCGAGCGGCTCAACCAGCAACGCCGGATGTTCATTGTGCTCGGGGGCGTCGTCCTCGGGTTGACCGCCATTGGTGCGGCTGCCGATCTGTATACGATCAACCGCGGTAACGAAGTGTCCGCAAGCACGCTGGAAGTGGCGCTGCTGGAAAAGGATTTCGCCTCGCTGGAGCGCGACATCTATCGCGCCGCAACGGTGCCGTCGGCGGAAACGATCGACGCGGTGAAGGGCAATGCGACGGACTTTGCCACGGCGGTGGCGGAACTTCGCCCGAATGTCGGGCAGGCCGATCAGCGCATCCTCGATACCATTGATGCTTCGTCCCAGGCCTATGTCGCGCTGGCGTTGAAAATGGCCGATCCCGCGCAACGTACGGCGGCCGGCCTTGCTGAAATGACCCGTTATGGCGGCGCGATCGATGATTCGATCGAAAGCCTGCGCAATCCGTTTGTTGAGGCGCTGGCTGCCAATGAAGCCGCGCAGATCTGGGCGAAGATCGGCATGGCGCTGGCGATGATCGCGGCATTGGCGTTGCTGTCGTGGCGGCTGATGGCGTTGCTTGCCCGTACGCGAACGGCCATCGCCGATGATCTGACGTCGGCGAGCGGGGCGTTGATGGCGATTGCTGCCGGGCGTCTTGACGTCGCCATCGAGGGTGCGGACCGCAGCGACGAAATCGGCGATCTCGCCCGCGCGGCCGTGGAACTGCGCAATGTCAGCATCGCCAAGCGCGATGCGGATGCGGGGCTGGCCGATATGGTCGACAGCGTCGGCCGCAGCCTGCGCCAGTTGGCGGAAGGCGCGCTCGACACCCGCATCGATGCGCTGCCCCCGGGTTATGAGGCATTGCGCCGCGACTTCAACGAAGCTGCCAGCCAGCTTTCCGGGGCGATTGCCGGGGTGATCGAAAGTGCCGACAGCATTCACACCGGCGCCGGCGAGATCAGCCAGGCTTCGGATGATCTGTCGCGCCGTACCGAACAGCAGGCGGCCTCGCTGGAAGAAACCGCGGCTGCGATGCAACAGATCACCGTCGCGGTTCGCGAAACCGCCAAGGGGGCCGCGCACGCCAATCGCGCGATCGCCGAAGCGCATGGCGACGCCAGCGAAGGCGGTCGCGTCGTTCGATCGGCGGTGGATGCGATGGGTGGGATCGAACAATCCGCGCAGGAAATCGCCCAGATTATCGCGGTGATCGATGGCATTGCCTTTCAGACCAATTTGCTGGCGCTGAATGCCGGCGTGGAAGCGGCCCGCGCGGGGGATGCGGGCAAGGGGTTTGCCGTCGTCGCCAACGAGGTGCGGGCGCTGGCCCAGCGTTCGGCGGACGCCGCCAAGGATATCAAGCTTCTGATCCAGACCAGCACCAAACAGGTGGCCGATGGCGTTCAGCTTGTCGGCCAGACGGGCGAAGCGCTGGACCGGATTGTCGGCAAGGTGGCGGAAATCGCCACGCTGGCCAGCCAGATTTCCGCGTCGGCCGAGGCGCAGGCGGCCAGCATGCAGCAGGTAAACACGGCCGTCACCGATATGGACAAGATGACCCAGCAAAACGCCGCGATGGTGGAACAATCGAATGCCGCCGCCCGCAGCCTGGCATCGGAGGCCGATCAACTGGCGGAACTGACCCGGCGCTTCCGGGTCGATGCGGTGGCGCCTTCGCGCGAACCGGTGAAGATCAGATCGGCCGCCCCGGCGCGGCGGCTTGTGGCATCCGCGCGCAGCAACCTTGCCGTCGCGCCCAACGATTGGGCCGAGTTCTGA
- the ndk gene encoding nucleoside-diphosphate kinase: MATERTFSIIKPDATRRNLTGAITAKLEEAGLRVVASRRIHMTKDQAEGFYGVHKERPFFNDLVSFMISGPVVVQVLEGENAVARNREVMGATNPENADAGTIRKEFAESIEANSVHGSDSAENAAIEIAFFFKPEEIVG, translated from the coding sequence ATGGCGACCGAACGTACCTTTTCGATCATCAAGCCCGACGCCACGCGTCGCAACCTGACCGGCGCGATCACCGCCAAGCTGGAAGAAGCTGGCCTGCGCGTTGTCGCGTCGCGCCGCATCCACATGACCAAGGATCAGGCCGAAGGCTTTTACGGCGTCCACAAGGAACGCCCCTTCTTCAACGATCTCGTCAGCTTCATGATTTCCGGCCCGGTCGTCGTGCAGGTGCTGGAAGGCGAGAACGCCGTTGCCCGTAACCGCGAAGTGATGGGCGCGACCAACCCGGAAAATGCCGATGCCGGCACGATCCGCAAGGAATTTGCCGAGTCGATCGAAGCCAATTCGGTCCATGGTTCGGACAGCGCGGAGAATGCGGCGATCGAAATCGCTTTCTTCTTCAAGCCGGAAGAAATCGTCGGCTGA
- a CDS encoding DNA polymerase III subunit chi, producing MQVDFYHLAASPIERVLPRIAERVLAGGSRLLIVCGDEALAARLDTCLWTYTPDSFLPHGRAGEDGAADQPALIAATVDAVNGARNIALVDGEWRDAALDFDRAFHFFDDETIAAARLAWKALGTRDGITRNFWKQDDDGRWAKAA from the coding sequence GTGCAGGTCGATTTCTACCACCTGGCCGCGAGCCCGATCGAACGGGTGCTGCCGCGTATCGCCGAACGGGTGCTGGCAGGCGGCAGCCGCCTGTTGATCGTCTGCGGGGATGAGGCGCTGGCCGCGCGCCTCGACACCTGTTTGTGGACATACACGCCCGATAGCTTCCTGCCGCATGGCCGGGCAGGGGAGGATGGTGCGGCCGACCAGCCGGCGCTGATCGCCGCCACCGTCGATGCGGTAAACGGCGCGCGCAATATCGCATTGGTCGATGGGGAATGGCGCGACGCGGCGCTGGATTTCGACCGCGCCTTCCATTTTTTCGATGACGAGACGATCGCGGCCGCCCGCCTGGCGTGGAAGGCGCTGGGCACGCGCGACGGCATTACCCGCAACTTCTGGAAACAGGATGATGACGGGCGCTGGGCCAAGGCCGCCTGA